A region from the Geobacillus vulcani PSS1 genome encodes:
- the xylB gene encoding xylulokinase, with protein MEYVIGVDLGTSAVKVLLVDRNGQVRGEWTESYPLYQPHSGYSEQRPDDWVEKTITALRCVWETAGISPESVVGLSFSGQMHGLVLLDGDGNVVRNAILWNDTRTTAECREIEAKVGRETLLAAAKNEALEGFTLPKLLWVKNHEPELYERARTFLLPKDYVRFRLTGQIAMDVSDAAGTLLLDIEKKTWSEEIARAVDVDLSLCPPLVEATAWVGTLRPEVAEQTGLPASVNVFAGGADNACGAVGAGILAEGKMMSSIGTSGVVLAYEQSGEKDFAGRVHYFNHAEPNAYYIMGVTLAAGYSFDWWKRTFAEDVPFAEIVKRAAESPIGANGLLFTPYLVGERTPYADADIRGSFVGVDSAQTKWDFARAVIEGITFSLNESVEIIKASGKTIDSVVSIGGGAKSAEWLQIQADIFGIPVEKLKNEQGPGLGAAMIAACGVGWFDSLKECADAFKQVDSIVEPRPDAVAKYKELFAIYREVYPQTKELSKRLKAFRP; from the coding sequence GTGGAATATGTCATTGGCGTCGATTTAGGAACAAGTGCGGTGAAAGTGTTGCTTGTCGACCGCAATGGGCAAGTCAGAGGGGAATGGACCGAGTCCTATCCCCTCTACCAGCCGCATTCCGGCTATAGTGAGCAGCGCCCGGACGATTGGGTGGAGAAGACGATTACGGCGTTGCGCTGCGTTTGGGAAACGGCGGGCATTTCTCCGGAGTCGGTCGTGGGCTTGAGTTTTTCCGGGCAAATGCACGGGCTTGTGTTGCTTGATGGCGACGGGAACGTCGTGCGCAACGCGATTTTATGGAATGACACACGAACGACAGCCGAGTGCCGGGAAATTGAAGCGAAAGTCGGTCGAGAGACGCTGCTTGCGGCGGCGAAAAATGAGGCGCTCGAAGGGTTTACGCTGCCGAAACTGTTGTGGGTGAAAAACCATGAACCCGAGCTGTATGAACGGGCGCGGACGTTTTTATTGCCCAAAGACTATGTCCGTTTCCGTTTGACCGGGCAGATCGCGATGGATGTATCCGATGCGGCGGGGACGTTGTTGCTGGATATCGAAAAGAAAACATGGAGCGAGGAGATTGCCCGGGCGGTGGATGTCGACCTTTCGCTTTGCCCGCCGCTTGTTGAGGCGACGGCATGGGTCGGGACGCTGCGTCCGGAGGTGGCGGAACAGACCGGGCTGCCGGCGTCGGTGAACGTGTTCGCCGGCGGGGCGGACAACGCTTGCGGCGCGGTGGGCGCCGGCATTTTGGCGGAAGGGAAGATGATGTCAAGCATCGGCACATCCGGCGTCGTCTTGGCGTATGAGCAAAGCGGGGAAAAAGATTTCGCTGGACGAGTGCATTACTTCAACCATGCCGAGCCGAACGCCTACTATATTATGGGGGTGACGCTGGCGGCGGGCTACAGCTTTGACTGGTGGAAGCGGACGTTTGCCGAGGACGTGCCGTTTGCCGAGATCGTCAAGCGCGCCGCTGAGTCGCCGATTGGCGCCAACGGCTTGTTGTTTACGCCATATTTGGTCGGCGAGCGGACGCCTTATGCCGACGCCGATATTCGCGGGTCGTTTGTCGGCGTGGATTCGGCGCAGACGAAATGGGATTTCGCCCGCGCGGTCATCGAAGGCATTACGTTCTCGCTCAACGAGTCGGTTGAGATCATCAAAGCGAGCGGCAAAACGATCGATTCGGTCGTCTCGATCGGCGGCGGGGCGAAAAGCGCTGAGTGGCTGCAAATCCAAGCCGATATTTTCGGCATCCCGGTGGAAAAACTGAAAAACGAACAAGGGCCGGGACTGGGCGCCGCGATGATCGCCGCCTGCGGCGTCGGCTGGTTTGATTCGCTCAAGGAATGCGCCGACGCGTTCAAACAAGTCGATTCCATCGTCGAACCGCGGCCGGATGCGGTGGCGAAATACAAAGAGCTGTTCGCCATTTACCGCGAGGTTTACCCTCAGACAAAGGAACTATCGAAAAGACTAAAGGCGTTTCGCCCGTGA
- a CDS encoding NAD(P)H-dependent flavin oxidoreductase, which translates to MNKERNIGLYKIFNYLIKPYKFSVTDDDWEAKLDVLLQERVPVASFTFGCPDKAVIAGLQKAGAFVIVTVTSVEEAHIASEAGANALCVQGAEAGGHRASFRNDPKQDEAIALFPLLADVRASVRLPLVAAGGIMDGRGIAAALKAGASAVQLGTAFLRCPESGAHPLHKQALADPRFTETAMTRAFTGRPARGLANRFMAEYRDLAPAAYPHVHHMTKPLRAAAAKAGDPERMSLWAGEGYRLARELPAAELVKELKRELEEAWQDRAF; encoded by the coding sequence ATGAACAAGGAAAGAAACATAGGTCTTTATAAGATTTTTAACTATCTTATAAAGCCTTATAAGTTTTCTGTAACGGACGACGATTGGGAAGCGAAACTGGATGTGCTGCTTCAGGAGCGGGTGCCGGTCGCGAGCTTTACGTTTGGCTGCCCGGACAAAGCGGTGATCGCCGGCTTGCAGAAAGCTGGGGCGTTTGTGATCGTGACGGTGACATCGGTGGAAGAGGCCCACATTGCGTCTGAAGCCGGGGCGAATGCGCTGTGTGTGCAAGGGGCGGAAGCGGGCGGGCATCGCGCGTCGTTTCGCAACGATCCAAAGCAGGATGAGGCGATCGCGTTGTTCCCGTTGTTGGCCGACGTGCGCGCTTCGGTTCGGCTCCCGCTTGTGGCGGCGGGCGGGATCATGGACGGGCGCGGCATTGCGGCGGCGCTCAAAGCAGGGGCGAGCGCGGTGCAGCTTGGGACGGCGTTTTTGCGCTGCCCGGAAAGCGGGGCGCATCCGCTCCATAAGCAAGCGCTTGCCGATCCGCGGTTTACCGAAACGGCTATGACACGGGCGTTTACCGGCCGGCCGGCGCGCGGGCTGGCGAACCGCTTTATGGCCGAATATCGCGATCTAGCGCCGGCGGCGTATCCGCACGTGCACCATATGACGAAGCCGCTGCGCGCTGCCGCCGCCAAGGCGGGCGATCCGGAACGGATGTCGCTTTGGGCTGGAGAAGGATACCGGCTGGCGCGGGAACTTCCGGCGGCGGAGCTTGTCAAGGAACTGAAGCGGGAGCTGGAGGAAGCTTGGCAAGATCGTGCATTTTAG
- a CDS encoding RNA-guided endonuclease InsQ/TnpB family protein gives MIKTYKVMLLPNNKQRTKLFECAGVSRWAYNWTLATQQENYKNGGTFLNDRELRKILTQLKKQKEYAWLNHYSNNITKQAIKDACQAYKNFFEGRTKFPKFKSKKRSKPSFYQDTAKIKITKTHVKLEKLTTSKKKNKQTLNDVKLAEKGRIPTGSNIKYFNPRIIFDGINWSLTVGVEQVENKSPNYTDGIGIDLGVKHLAVVSNGQRFRNINKSNKVKKLKKRLKRLQRKRSRKYEKNKIKTEGGEYRYRKTNNIKKLEFLVRKTYRRLKHIRHNSIHQITASLVKTKPEYVVMESLNTHGMLKNRKLSKAIQEQTFHEFKRQMEYKCVWNGVKLILADRFFPSSKTCSHCGAVKDKLSLSERTFVCDECGNKIDRDVNASINLKKYGKSIA, from the coding sequence ATGATCAAGACTTATAAAGTCATGCTTTTACCAAACAATAAGCAAAGAACAAAGTTATTTGAGTGTGCAGGCGTATCCCGATGGGCATATAATTGGACGTTGGCTACACAACAAGAAAACTACAAAAATGGCGGAACGTTTTTAAACGATCGTGAATTGAGAAAAATATTGACACAATTAAAAAAGCAAAAAGAATACGCTTGGCTTAACCATTACTCAAATAATATAACAAAACAAGCGATTAAAGATGCTTGTCAAGCGTACAAAAACTTCTTTGAAGGCAGGACAAAGTTTCCAAAATTTAAGTCAAAAAAGAGAAGTAAACCAAGTTTTTATCAGGACACAGCAAAAATAAAAATCACAAAAACGCATGTAAAACTGGAAAAGTTGACTACTTCGAAGAAAAAGAACAAGCAAACATTGAATGATGTTAAGTTGGCTGAAAAAGGCAGAATACCAACAGGGAGTAATATAAAATATTTCAACCCAAGAATCATATTTGACGGAATAAACTGGTCGCTCACTGTAGGAGTAGAACAAGTCGAAAACAAGAGTCCAAATTATACTGATGGCATAGGCATCGATTTAGGGGTGAAACATTTAGCTGTCGTTAGCAACGGGCAGAGGTTTCGCAATATAAACAAATCAAACAAAGTGAAGAAGTTGAAGAAAAGGCTGAAACGGTTGCAACGCAAACGGTCAAGGAAATATGAGAAAAATAAAATAAAAACAGAAGGAGGTGAATACCGTTACAGAAAAACAAACAATATAAAGAAGTTGGAATTCCTTGTTCGAAAGACCTACCGAAGGCTGAAACACATCAGGCACAATTCTATTCATCAAATCACTGCATCTTTGGTGAAAACCAAGCCAGAGTATGTAGTCATGGAGAGCTTAAATACTCATGGAATGCTAAAGAACAGAAAGCTATCGAAAGCCATCCAAGAGCAAACATTCCACGAGTTTAAAAGGCAAATGGAATATAAGTGTGTTTGGAATGGGGTCAAGTTGATACTTGCCGATCGATTCTTTCCTTCGTCTAAAACTTGTAGCCATTGTGGGGCTGTAAAAGATAAACTTTCTTTATCAGAAAGAACGTTTGTATGCGATGAATGTGGAAATAAAATAGATAGGGATGTGAACGCAAGTATAAACTTAAAAAAATATGGTAAGTCAATAGCCTAG
- a CDS encoding iron-containing alcohol dehydrogenase has protein sequence MTVARIVFPPLSHVGWGALKHLVPEVKRLGAKQILVITDPMLEKIGLVEQVTSPLQQAGYGVHVYTDVVPEPPLATGEKAVAFARDGEFDLVIGVGGGSALDLAKLAAVLAVHDGSVADYLNLTGTRALEKKGLPKILIPTTSGTGSEVTNISVLSLETTKDVVTHDYLLADVAIVDPQLTVSVPPRVTAATGIDALTHAVEAYVSVNASPTSDGLAIAAMRLISRSLRKAVEKGTDKQARTDMANGSYLAGLAFFNAGVAGVHALAYPLGGQFHIAHGESNAVLLPYVMGYIRQSCTKRMADILNALGGNSSFLSEVEASYRCVEELERIVADVGIPKTLGGFGIPESALESLTKDAVQQKRLLARSPLPLLEADIRAIYEAAFAGTIVEPNQE, from the coding sequence ATGACCGTAGCCCGCATTGTGTTTCCGCCGCTCAGCCATGTCGGCTGGGGGGCGCTTAAGCATTTGGTTCCGGAAGTGAAGCGGTTGGGAGCGAAACAAATTTTAGTGATTACTGACCCAATGCTTGAGAAAATCGGCCTTGTCGAGCAAGTGACGTCTCCACTCCAGCAAGCAGGGTACGGCGTACACGTATATACCGACGTTGTGCCCGAACCGCCGCTTGCGACGGGGGAAAAGGCGGTGGCGTTTGCCCGCGATGGGGAGTTCGATCTTGTCATCGGCGTCGGTGGCGGCAGCGCGCTTGATTTGGCGAAACTAGCGGCCGTTTTGGCGGTGCATGACGGTTCGGTTGCCGACTACCTAAACTTAACGGGAACGCGGGCGCTCGAGAAAAAAGGGCTGCCGAAAATTTTGATTCCGACGACATCAGGCACCGGGTCGGAAGTGACGAACATCTCTGTCTTGTCCTTAGAAACGACAAAAGATGTCGTGACGCACGATTACTTGTTGGCCGATGTGGCCATCGTCGATCCGCAGCTGACCGTTTCCGTTCCGCCGCGGGTGACGGCCGCAACCGGGATTGATGCGCTCACCCATGCGGTCGAAGCGTACGTGTCGGTCAACGCGAGCCCGACATCGGATGGGTTGGCGATCGCGGCCATGCGCCTCATTTCTCGCTCATTGCGCAAAGCGGTGGAAAAGGGAACGGACAAACAGGCGCGCACGGATATGGCGAACGGTAGTTACCTAGCGGGTTTGGCGTTTTTCAACGCCGGGGTGGCCGGCGTGCATGCGCTCGCGTATCCGCTCGGCGGACAGTTTCATATCGCCCATGGCGAATCGAACGCCGTGCTTTTGCCGTATGTGATGGGCTACATTCGTCAAAGTTGCACGAAACGAATGGCTGATATTTTAAACGCGCTCGGCGGCAACTCGAGCTTTTTGTCCGAAGTGGAAGCGTCGTATCGGTGCGTCGAGGAGCTCGAGCGCATCGTCGCCGACGTCGGCATTCCGAAGACGCTGGGCGGATTCGGCATCCCGGAAAGCGCGTTAGAAAGCTTGACGAAAGATGCTGTCCAACAGAAACGGCTGCTCGCCCGCAGTCCGCTGCCGCTGTTGGAAGCCGACATCCGCGCGATTTACGAAGCCGCGTTTGCCGGGACGATCGTCGAGCCGAACCAAGAATGA